AGACTAATTATACCATATTCTTCAGAGCAAAGGGTATAATCGTTTTGCGTAATTTTGTTATTGGTAGTCATGCCTTGATTCCGCCTGAGGGATGTTCCCATATTTAAGTTTGACGGGGAGGGCAGGGGAACACCCGCCCACGGTGCCTTTGGTCATTGGCAATAATTAAATCCATGTCCCACATAGCAAAGGCATTTCACTAACCATGAACGGCCTTGCTTAAATGGCCGTGCCGGTATGGGGCGGCACCTGAAACCTATCCCAATCAAAGAGGAAAGATAGCCATCGGGTCAGGGCCACAAACCACAATCTACCCAAAAAGCTTCTTCCACCAGGATACCTTTTCTTTCTTTTCCTCCAAGGGTTTTTGAGGTTCTTCAGGTTGGATTCCTAAGTATCGGTTCCGTCTCTCTTGGGTCTCTTCATAGAGAGTCTTCCCGGTAAAAGATATCACTACCGAAGGACGTTTCTTAGTGAAAGCTTCCATTCATCACACCCCCTGCCTTACCCCTTGGTTTTTGCTAGGTTTTTTATTGCAACTCTACAACAATTCTTTTACCATAATCAACTAAAAATATGAAATTATTTCATACTTGGCGCTGATCGGGAGCCTGTTGGCCATCTGGAAAGCCGGCTAGTTCGGCAGAGTCCCTCACTCAAAAGAATTAACGACAAAAATTGATCATGCTTAAACTTTGGGCTAATAATTAAAAAGTGTGAAAAATCAAGCAGGAGGAAACCAGTTGTCCAGAATTATTAAGCTTTTGTTAGCGTTAATGGTGATGGTTGGTTGCCTTGCTTATGGCCCTAGGATCCAAAATTGCCTGGCCGGCCCTCCGGCGCACCCCCAAAAGGGACCGCAATGGCACCCGGTAAAGGGGGTGCATGGGGTGGAATATGCTTCTGATTCGGCAGATTTGCCGGGCGATTTATTTCGCTATGGGAAAAAATACTATTATTATCATCAGGGTAACTGGTACCATGGGGAAACCTATCGGGGGCCCTGGAAAAGAGTGCAAAGGATTCCTCCCATTTTTCGCGAGATCGGCCCGGAATATTACAAGACCCCGCCAGGTTGGTCTAAGGGGAAGAAAACCGGCTGGGGCGGAGCCCCCATGCCTCCAGGCCAGATGAAAAAACAGCGGGTTACCCCGTGGCCATGGCGAATAGATAAGAAGCATAAATAAGCGGCTGGTTATTTTATGATGATAACCAATCCGCCTCGAGGAGGATATCGATAGAGTCCGCCGCCCCTCCAATAGCGATTCCAATTAGGACCGTAGTATTGGGGGCCATAGTGGAAATACGGTCTTCGGAGGTGGATGTCGCGGTTAGAGATAACGCCTCGGGGCTGGTAGTAATCAGGGCGTGGCCGGAAATGTCTATGGGGACGGGAATACCCTCTCCACCAGGCGCAAGCCGTCCCGGAGCTGGTCAGGATCAACAGTACGGCCAAAGCCCAAGCCCATTTTTTTGCCCTAATCAATACCCTCATCATGACTCCTGATTTTAAGTTTGATTAAAATATAGTCATGAATACCAGTAATGTCCATGGTACTTGAACGGCTCAGATAAGCAAGGGTTAAACCGCGCCAGACCTCGGTCACTACATGTATTTTACCAAAATTTGCTTGCCAAGGTAAAATAATCTGATAATTTGGAGTTAAGGGCAGGGATAAGTAACTCAGGAGAGCAAGCAATGAATATCCGGGCCTTGGTAGGCATTTTGCTTTGCCTGAGCCTGGGAAGTTGCGGGCCGGTGATCTCCCAGTCGATACTCAGCCAGGCTGACCGCAGCTTGAGTTTTGAAGAACTGCAAAGCCATCCCGATACATGGCGGGGGCAGGTGGTAGTCTTGGGCGGCGAGGTAATGGCGGTGACCTATGCCGATAGCGGCAGTTGGCTATGGGTCAGCCAACAACAATTGGGTCCGAAGTTCAGACCGTTGGATAATTCTCCGTCAGGCGGCCAATTTGTGGTCCATAGCCCCCAATACCTGAATACAAGCTATTACGTCAAGAACCGCAAGGTAACCGTGGCGGGCACGGTGAGCGGTCAGAAGGATAAAGCCCTGCTGCTCATTCCCAAGCAGATTTATCTTTGGGAGTATCCGTTTGAACTGTATACTGTGCCCCCAGAGTGGTTTCGGCCACCTTATAAGCACTGGTATGAGCCGCCATATTTTGATCCATATATTCACAGTTTTTAAGCTATGGTCAGAGGAAGGGTAAACCATGCAGATCGAAGCCTATGATTTTGGGCAGATCATCATTGACGGGCGGACCTACCGCCAGGATGTCCTGATCTTGCCGGACCGGGTCAGAGATGATTGGTGGCGTCAACACAGCCATCTGCTCCAGGTTCAGGATGTGCAGGAGGCCCTTAACGCCGGGATCGAGATCCTGGTGGTAGGCACCGGGATGCCAGGACGGATGCAGGTAGACAAGGCCCTGGAAGACTATTTGCGTAAGCACAAGATTAAATTGGTGACCCTGCCGACCCGGGAGGCTTGTGCCCGATTCAATCAATTGTCCGGCAGCCGCAAGGTGGCAGCCGCCTTTCATCTCACCTGTTGAGCGCTGGTCATGGCCCGCTACCGAATTATTGACAGTCACGTTCATTGTGGCGTGCAGAACGTCTCGTTGCCGTTTGAACAAATCCGCCCTTTGCTGATCAATGCAGGGTTTGCGGGAGTGGGCCTGATCCCGCCGGTGGAGGATATTTACGACCGCTTCGACTATTATTTTGAGGATAATCCGGCCTGGCAAGCCACACGGCGGCAAGCCAATCGTTACCTGCGGGACTTGCAGGATCCGGAACTGAAGTTATATCCTTATTTTTTTGTCTGGAACGACTTCGTCGAGGCCGAGCTGGGGCCAGAATTTTACGCCATCAAGTGGCATCGCCACGCCGATGAACCAGAATACCACTATGAGGATGTTCGCTGCGTCGCCTTTCTTGACCGGGTGCATGAGCTGGGATTGCCGATTTTGCTGGAAGAGACGGCCAGCAACACTATTTTTTTTATAGAGATCCTGGCTCCGGAGGCGACAGTGATTATCCCTCATCTAGGAGCCTTGAACGGCGGTTTCCGTCATTTAGAGCAGGCGGGCATCTGGTCTCATTCCCGCATCTATGCCGACACGGCTTTGGCAACTCTTGCTGACCTCAGGAGTTATCTCGACCGGCATGGCAGCGAACGGTTATTTTTTGGCAGTGATTACCCCTTTGGCCATCCCGCGTACGAACGGGACAAGATTTTGAGTTTGGGCCTGCCGCGGGAAGAGACCCAGGCGATTTTTGCCGATAACTGGCTGCGCCTGATGGATAAACGGAAAATTCCTTCTTAACATCTCCCTAGGTTAGAGAGCGGCCATTTGGGACTTGTATTGTTCCAGTAAGGGCTCGAATTGGCCTATTAAATTAGCCTCAAATTTACGCCACTCCTCCCGAAACTGGGGGGTGTGCTCCACATCAATTTTGACCTTCATGTGCATTTGGGTTTCGAGAGCTCGCTGAATATTATTTAACCCGCTGGCAAAACTGGCCTTGAGCTGCTCAAAGCTTTTTTGTCGGACCTGTTCAAAATTCTTGCATAACTGAGCCACTTCATTCAGCAGGCGTTGCATGGCTTTCTTATTCCGGGCGATTTGTAACATCCCGGCTTGGGCCCGTTGGGCGGTAAACTGAAGGACGTCCTCACGCGGCAGGGTAATATTGCGGAGCAACACCTCTTTTATGGTGGCCACCACCAGGGGGCGGGATTCAGGGGGGATCTTTTTGAGTTCCTCATCCAGTTCCAGTTTTTCCCGCAGAAAATCGGCGGCTAAATGACGGGCCCGCTCCCGGCACTCCGTCTCGTGCATTTCTTGTTCAGTGGCCCGGCCCAGACGCTCCGCCTTTTCCAGGGCCAGTTCCAGAGCGCTCTTGATTTCCGCCACAATAATGGTTTCCTTTTCTTACAATGAACCTCCGGCCTGGGCCGGGAGCAAGGTCCCGATTCAAACCGGGTTGATTATTTAAAATGGATATTTTTGTAAGACCTTAATTTATCAAGCCCTGCAGGGGCCCAATGAGTTGCGCCCCTACGGAAAAGGGAAAATAGTTTTTTGAAAGCAACTGGGCATTAGTCAGATTTTGCCGCCGGCGGTTTCTCGGGGGAATCCGGCGGGCTTGGTTCCGTCGGGGTTTCGCTGCTCTTGGCGCTCCCCGGGTTTTTCTGGTGGTAATCAGTCACATACCAGCCGCTGCCCTTGAGATGAAAGGAACTATGAGAGATGAGCTTGGTCAAAGGCCCGCCACAGCTTGGACAGGTGGTCAACGGTGGGTCAGAAAATTTTTGCCATTCCTCCACTACCTGACCACAAGCGCTGCACTGGTACTCATAGATGGGCATATCAACAAACCTCCTCCTCAACAACTTAAGAAATCACTGGGCTGATAGCGCGCCTTAGTGACTTCTTGATTTTTATAATAATTTAAAATTTCGGGCAGTTGTGGCATCTGCAAAGGAGCCAGGATTTGCTGGGTAAGGCGATGTACCCGGCTTTCCTCCTCAGTCTTCTCAGCCTCGGGAACTTCGAAGAGTTGGCAAAAATGTCCGAAGCGAACCACGTGGACCAATTCATGGGTAACCACATAAACCAACAGCGGCAACAGGCTGAAGTTTTCTCCTTCCGCTAATTTGCGGAGAATATTGTGATCCTGAAGGCAGATGCGGTATAAATCAAAGTAGGCTGATCTGAGCATCTGTCCGGGGCGACAACAATTATATTTTGCCACCAGGGCCAGGGCATGAGCGGATATTTCTGTCTGTCGTAAATTTTCCAAGGTAAGGATATCATAAGGAAATTGCCGCCACTGACTCCGAGACAGTTTATAGAAGTCGCTGGTCACTTCCTCAGCAATGACTACGGCCTCCCGGAGAATCTGTTTGTGCGCGGCATGAAAAGTGTGCCCGACCAATGCCCCTCACCTCCCCAAAGATAAAAGTTAACATTAATCCCTGTTCTGTCAATAGTTTTCCCTTAAATCAACCGAATTCTTTATATAAACGTCGACTTATGGCATAATATAGTTATTACTGGGATCATGTGACAGGTTAATTTGAGGAAAGGGCCGGGGGACCGGCGGCCCCACCTCCCAACCCCCCTTAAGGGATTGGGGGAGAGCCGGTTTTTTTCTGGCACAAACCGGAGCATTTACTAAATTGCCTCTACGGACTAGCCATTCTGGGACAACACCGGTGAATTTAAGGCAGATACAACATGGCGCACTGGTTTATTATCGTTTTGCTCACTATAATGGCTTCCCGGAGCTGGTGCACGGAATTTTTACCCGCCAAGGGGGAGTAAGCCAACCTCCTTACCACAGCCTGAATCTGAGCTTCTCGGTCGGTGATCACCCGCAGCGGGTGTCATACAACCGGCAACTTGTCCGAGAGGCGCTGGGTGTGGCGGAATTGTTGAGTGTGGGCCAGGTGCATGGCAAAAATGCCCTGGTTATTTCCACCCGCAAACGGCAAGTTTGGCAAAAAGAACCGCCGGGCATTGATATTCTCATTACCAATGTCC
The window above is part of the Deltaproteobacteria bacterium genome. Proteins encoded here:
- a CDS encoding Slp family lipoprotein, with the translated sequence MNIRALVGILLCLSLGSCGPVISQSILSQADRSLSFEELQSHPDTWRGQVVVLGGEVMAVTYADSGSWLWVSQQQLGPKFRPLDNSPSGGQFVVHSPQYLNTSYYVKNRKVTVAGTVSGQKDKALLLIPKQIYLWEYPFELYTVPPEWFRPPYKHWYEPPYFDPYIHSF
- a CDS encoding amidohydrolase family protein, translated to MARYRIIDSHVHCGVQNVSLPFEQIRPLLINAGFAGVGLIPPVEDIYDRFDYYFEDNPAWQATRRQANRYLRDLQDPELKLYPYFFVWNDFVEAELGPEFYAIKWHRHADEPEYHYEDVRCVAFLDRVHELGLPILLEETASNTIFFIEILAPEATVIIPHLGALNGGFRHLEQAGIWSHSRIYADTALATLADLRSYLDRHGSERLFFGSDYPFGHPAYERDKILSLGLPREETQAIFADNWLRLMDKRKIPS
- a CDS encoding zinc ribbon domain-containing protein, translating into MPIYEYQCSACGQVVEEWQKFSDPPLTTCPSCGGPLTKLISHSSFHLKGSGWYVTDYHQKNPGSAKSSETPTEPSPPDSPEKPPAAKSD